In Oxyura jamaicensis isolate SHBP4307 breed ruddy duck chromosome 20, BPBGC_Ojam_1.0, whole genome shotgun sequence, the following are encoded in one genomic region:
- the ZNF512B gene encoding zinc finger protein 512B isoform X3 — protein MADSYACKGGRKTAGSTRPAASKESRTDARINPPAELPKLGNATSDKAEGKKKGRPKAENQALKDIPLPLMNQWKDEFKAHSRVKCPNSGCWLEFPSIYGLKYHYQRCQGGAISEKLTYSCSYCEAAFTSKTQLEKHRLWNHLDRPVPTSKAENKVQKAIGKSSGKKRAAESSACPTIHPKQAKTEKAVAQDHAENGECLAESRESKEFQIAAAEAIAAATPTAKSSSGKDAGQQGGSQASLQEEDPERMKHKSGRKQKTPKKFTGEQPSISGTFGLKGLVKAEDKAKAHRAKKLEGSTNVEELKKKTPGAGVKKETAAHLPAANPEDQWQREISEKGEVACPTCSVITRKTVVGLKKHMDVCQKLQDALKCQHCKKQFKSKAGLNYHTMAEHVSKGCAANFSSLMGYQYHQKRCGKQLAEADKPVFSCPHCGKKYKSKAGHDYHVRSEHPASVSPPDTSAARGAGPSLPVGDCRAAEPVGRTEPGRAGPGKPPEEPEVKPEPSPVEDFERTPSGRIRRTSAQVAVFHLQEIAEDELARDWTKRRMKDDLVPETKRLNYTRPGLPKLNPRLLENWKNEVKEKGHINCPNNCCEAIYSSVSGLKAHLANCTKGDHSVGKYRCLLCQKEFSSESGVKYHIIKAHSENWFRTAAEASRKKKSREQLSSSKEEKKKSTNGKKRGRKPKERPPEISPKGKESVAAKTNHKKSPEHWEGSRCSPAGEERVPKPPSHPRKGGASKVPEK, from the exons ATGGCGGATTCCTATGCCTGCAAAGGTGGAAGGAAAACTGCGGGCTCCACCAGACCCGCTGCCAGCAAAGAAAGCCGGACGGACGCCAGGATAAACCCCCCGGCAGAGCTCCCCAAGCTCG GGAATGCGACCAGTGACAAAGCCGAGGGCAAGAAGAAAGGACGACCCAAGGCGGAGAACCAGGCGCTGAAGGACATCCCG ctcccCCTGATGAACCAGTGGAAGGACGAATTCAAAGCCCACTCCAGGGTGAAATGCCCCAACTCCGGCTGCTGGCTGGAGTTCCCCAGCATTTATGGCTTGAAGTACCACTATCAGCGCTGCCAAGGG GGTGCGATCTCGGAGAAGCTGACGTACTCGTGCTCGTACTGCGAAGCTGCCTTCACCTCCAAAACCCAGCTAGAAAAGCATCGTCTCTGGAACCACCTGGACCGGCCGGTGCCaaccagcaaagcagaaaacaaagtgcAGAAGGCCATTGGGAAGAGCAGCGGCAAGAAAAG AGCTGCTGAGAGTTCAGCTTGCCCCACCATCCATCCCAAACAGGCAAAGACGGAAAAAGCCGTGGCCCAGGACCATGCCGAGAACGGCGAGTGCCTGGCGGAGAGCCGCGAGAGCAAGGAGTTTCAGATCGCGGCGGCTGAGGCCATCGCGGCTGCGACCCCCACGGCCAAGTCCTCGAGCGGCAAGGACGCCGGGCAGCAGGGGGGCAGCCAGGCCTCGCTGCAGGAGGAAGACCCCGAGAGGATGAAGCACA agtcaggaaggaaacagaaaactccTAAGAAGTTTACGGGGGAGCAGCCGTCCATCTCGGGGACGTTTGGACTGAAAG gtCTTGTCAAGGCTGAGGACAAGGCAAAAGCCCACCGAGCCAAGAAGCTGGAGGGGAGCACCAACGTGGaggagctgaaaaagaaaactccagGAGCTGGTGTGAAGAAGGAAACGGCTGCGCATCTACCAGCAG caaATCCTGAGGACCAGTGGCAGCGGGAGATCAGCGAGAAGGGAGAAGTTGCCTGTCCAACCTGCAGCGTGATAACCAGGAAAACTGTCGTTGGGCTCAAAAAGCACATGGACGTCTGCCAGAAA ctgcaggatgcCCTGAAGTGTCAACACTGCAAAAAGCAGTTCAAGTCCAAAGCTGGGCTGAATTACCACACCATGGCTGAACACGTCAGCAAG gGCTGCGCGGCCAACTTCTCCAGCTTGATGGGCTACCAGTACCACCAGAAGCGCTGCGGCAAGCAGCTCGCCGAGGCCGACAAGCCCGTCTTCAGCTGTCCACACTGCGGGAAGAAGTACAAATCCAAGGCTGGCCACGATTACCATGTGCGGTCAGAACACCCGGCCTCGGTGAGCCCCCCGGACACCTCCGCAGCCCGAGGAGCGGGGCCATCCCTCCCTGTGGGGGACTGCAGAGCCGCAGAGCCTGTGGGCAGGACcgagccgggcagggccgggccgggcaaG CCGCCAGAGGAGCCAGAGGTGAAGCCAGAGCCCAGCCCCGTGGAAGATTTTGAAAGGACCCCAAGCGGCCGCATCCGTCGCACGTCGGCCCAGGTGGCCGTCTTCCACCTGCAGGAGATAGCCGAGGATGAGCTCGCCAGGGACTGGACCAAGCGGAGGATGAAGGACGACCTGGTACCTGAAACGAAGCGG CTCAATTACACCCGGCCGGGACTTCCAAAGCTCAACCCGAGGCTGCTGGAAAACTGGAAGAACGAAGTGAAGGAGAAGGGCCACATCAACTGCCCCAACAAC TGCTGCGAAGCCATTTACTCCAGCGTCTCGGGGTTGAAAGCTCACCTGGCCAACTGCACCAAG GGGGACCACTCGGTGGGCAAGTACCGCTGCCTCCTCTGCCAGAAGGAGTTCAGCTCCGAGAGCGGGGTCAAGTACCACATCATCAAGGCTCACTCGGAG AACTGGTTCCGAACCGCCGCCGAGGCCAGCcggaaaaagaaaagcagggagcagctttcttccagcaaggaggagaaaaagaaaagcacaaacgggaagaaaagggggagaaaaccCAAGGAGAGGCCTCCGGAAATATCCCCCAAAGGCAAAGAGAGCGTGGCGGCAAAGACTAATCACAAGAAGAGCCCCGAGCACTGGGAGGGCTCCCGCTGCAGCCCCGCCGGCGAGGAGCGCGTCCCCAAGCCCCCCAGCCACCCCCGCAAGGGGGGAGCCAGCAAGGTGCCCGAGAAGTGA
- the ZNF512B gene encoding zinc finger protein 512B isoform X4, translated as MADSYACKGGRKTAGSTRPAASKESRTDARINPPAELPKLGNATSDKAEGKKKGRPKAENQALKDIPLPLMNQWKDEFKAHSRVKCPNSGCWLEFPSIYGLKYHYQRCQGGAISEKLTYSCSYCEAAFTSKTQLEKHRLWNHLDRPVPTSKAENKVQKAIGKSSGKKRAAESSACPTIHPKQAKTEKAVAQDHAENGECLAESRESKEFQIAAAEAIAAATPTAKSSSGKDAGQQGGSQASLQEEDPERMKHRRKQKTPKKFTGEQPSISGTFGLKGLVKAEDKAKAHRAKKLEGSTNVEELKKKTPGAGVKKETAAHLPAANPEDQWQREISEKGEVACPTCSVITRKTVVGLKKHMDVCQKLQDALKCQHCKKQFKSKAGLNYHTMAEHVSKGCAANFSSLMGYQYHQKRCGKQLAEADKPVFSCPHCGKKYKSKAGHDYHVRSEHPASVSPPDTSAARGAGPSLPVGDCRAAEPVGRTEPGRAGPGKPPEEPEVKPEPSPVEDFERTPSGRIRRTSAQVAVFHLQEIAEDELARDWTKRRMKDDLVPETKRLNYTRPGLPKLNPRLLENWKNEVKEKGHINCPNNCCEAIYSSVSGLKAHLANCTKGDHSVGKYRCLLCQKEFSSESGVKYHIIKAHSENWFRTAAEASRKKKSREQLSSSKEEKKKSTNGKKRGRKPKERPPEISPKGKESVAAKTNHKKSPEHWEGSRCSPAGEERVPKPPSHPRKGGASKVPEK; from the exons ATGGCGGATTCCTATGCCTGCAAAGGTGGAAGGAAAACTGCGGGCTCCACCAGACCCGCTGCCAGCAAAGAAAGCCGGACGGACGCCAGGATAAACCCCCCGGCAGAGCTCCCCAAGCTCG GGAATGCGACCAGTGACAAAGCCGAGGGCAAGAAGAAAGGACGACCCAAGGCGGAGAACCAGGCGCTGAAGGACATCCCG ctcccCCTGATGAACCAGTGGAAGGACGAATTCAAAGCCCACTCCAGGGTGAAATGCCCCAACTCCGGCTGCTGGCTGGAGTTCCCCAGCATTTATGGCTTGAAGTACCACTATCAGCGCTGCCAAGGG GGTGCGATCTCGGAGAAGCTGACGTACTCGTGCTCGTACTGCGAAGCTGCCTTCACCTCCAAAACCCAGCTAGAAAAGCATCGTCTCTGGAACCACCTGGACCGGCCGGTGCCaaccagcaaagcagaaaacaaagtgcAGAAGGCCATTGGGAAGAGCAGCGGCAAGAAAAG AGCTGCTGAGAGTTCAGCTTGCCCCACCATCCATCCCAAACAGGCAAAGACGGAAAAAGCCGTGGCCCAGGACCATGCCGAGAACGGCGAGTGCCTGGCGGAGAGCCGCGAGAGCAAGGAGTTTCAGATCGCGGCGGCTGAGGCCATCGCGGCTGCGACCCCCACGGCCAAGTCCTCGAGCGGCAAGGACGCCGGGCAGCAGGGGGGCAGCCAGGCCTCGCTGCAGGAGGAAGACCCCGAGAGGATGAAGCACA gaaggaaacagaaaactccTAAGAAGTTTACGGGGGAGCAGCCGTCCATCTCGGGGACGTTTGGACTGAAAG gtCTTGTCAAGGCTGAGGACAAGGCAAAAGCCCACCGAGCCAAGAAGCTGGAGGGGAGCACCAACGTGGaggagctgaaaaagaaaactccagGAGCTGGTGTGAAGAAGGAAACGGCTGCGCATCTACCAGCAG caaATCCTGAGGACCAGTGGCAGCGGGAGATCAGCGAGAAGGGAGAAGTTGCCTGTCCAACCTGCAGCGTGATAACCAGGAAAACTGTCGTTGGGCTCAAAAAGCACATGGACGTCTGCCAGAAA ctgcaggatgcCCTGAAGTGTCAACACTGCAAAAAGCAGTTCAAGTCCAAAGCTGGGCTGAATTACCACACCATGGCTGAACACGTCAGCAAG gGCTGCGCGGCCAACTTCTCCAGCTTGATGGGCTACCAGTACCACCAGAAGCGCTGCGGCAAGCAGCTCGCCGAGGCCGACAAGCCCGTCTTCAGCTGTCCACACTGCGGGAAGAAGTACAAATCCAAGGCTGGCCACGATTACCATGTGCGGTCAGAACACCCGGCCTCGGTGAGCCCCCCGGACACCTCCGCAGCCCGAGGAGCGGGGCCATCCCTCCCTGTGGGGGACTGCAGAGCCGCAGAGCCTGTGGGCAGGACcgagccgggcagggccgggccgggcaaG CCGCCAGAGGAGCCAGAGGTGAAGCCAGAGCCCAGCCCCGTGGAAGATTTTGAAAGGACCCCAAGCGGCCGCATCCGTCGCACGTCGGCCCAGGTGGCCGTCTTCCACCTGCAGGAGATAGCCGAGGATGAGCTCGCCAGGGACTGGACCAAGCGGAGGATGAAGGACGACCTGGTACCTGAAACGAAGCGG CTCAATTACACCCGGCCGGGACTTCCAAAGCTCAACCCGAGGCTGCTGGAAAACTGGAAGAACGAAGTGAAGGAGAAGGGCCACATCAACTGCCCCAACAAC TGCTGCGAAGCCATTTACTCCAGCGTCTCGGGGTTGAAAGCTCACCTGGCCAACTGCACCAAG GGGGACCACTCGGTGGGCAAGTACCGCTGCCTCCTCTGCCAGAAGGAGTTCAGCTCCGAGAGCGGGGTCAAGTACCACATCATCAAGGCTCACTCGGAG AACTGGTTCCGAACCGCCGCCGAGGCCAGCcggaaaaagaaaagcagggagcagctttcttccagcaaggaggagaaaaagaaaagcacaaacgggaagaaaagggggagaaaaccCAAGGAGAGGCCTCCGGAAATATCCCCCAAAGGCAAAGAGAGCGTGGCGGCAAAGACTAATCACAAGAAGAGCCCCGAGCACTGGGAGGGCTCCCGCTGCAGCCCCGCCGGCGAGGAGCGCGTCCCCAAGCCCCCCAGCCACCCCCGCAAGGGGGGAGCCAGCAAGGTGCCCGAGAAGTGA
- the ZNF512B gene encoding zinc finger protein 512B isoform X6, whose amino-acid sequence MPQLRLLAGVPQHLWLEVPLSALPRGCDLGEADVLVLVLRSCLHLQNPARKASSLEPPGPAGANQQSRKQSAEGHWEEQRQEKAKTEKAVAQDHAENGECLAESRESKEFQIAAAEAIAAATPTAKSSSGKDAGQQGGSQASLQEEDPERMKHKSGRKQKTPKKFTGEQPSISGTFGLKGLVKAEDKAKAHRAKKLEGSTNVEELKKKTPGAGVKKETAAHLPAANPEDQWQREISEKGEVACPTCSVITRKTVVGLKKHMDVCQKLQDALKCQHCKKQFKSKAGLNYHTMAEHVSKPVPVETAGLGEQEERERLRKVLKQMGKLKCPNEGCAANFSSLMGYQYHQKRCGKQLAEADKPVFSCPHCGKKYKSKAGHDYHVRSEHPASVSPPDTSAARGAGPSLPVGDCRAAEPVGRTEPGRAGPGKPPEEPEVKPEPSPVEDFERTPSGRIRRTSAQVAVFHLQEIAEDELARDWTKRRMKDDLVPETKRLNYTRPGLPKLNPRLLENWKNEVKEKGHINCPNNCCEAIYSSVSGLKAHLANCTKGDHSVGKYRCLLCQKEFSSESGVKYHIIKAHSENWFRTAAEASRKKKSREQLSSSKEEKKKSTNGKKRGRKPKERPPEISPKGKESVAAKTNHKKSPEHWEGSRCSPAGEERVPKPPSHPRKGGASKVPEK is encoded by the exons ATGCCCCAACTCCGGCTGCTGGCTGGAGTTCCCCAGCATTTATGGCTTGAAGTACCACTATCAGCGCTGCCAAGGG GGTGCGATCTCGGAGAAGCTGACGTACTCGTGCTCGTACTGCGAAGCTGCCTTCACCTCCAAAACCCAGCTAGAAAAGCATCGTCTCTGGAACCACCTGGACCGGCCGGTGCCaaccagcaaagcagaaaacaaagtgcAGAAGGCCATTGGGAAGAGCAGCGGCAAGAAAAG GCAAAGACGGAAAAAGCCGTGGCCCAGGACCATGCCGAGAACGGCGAGTGCCTGGCGGAGAGCCGCGAGAGCAAGGAGTTTCAGATCGCGGCGGCTGAGGCCATCGCGGCTGCGACCCCCACGGCCAAGTCCTCGAGCGGCAAGGACGCCGGGCAGCAGGGGGGCAGCCAGGCCTCGCTGCAGGAGGAAGACCCCGAGAGGATGAAGCACA agtcaggaaggaaacagaaaactccTAAGAAGTTTACGGGGGAGCAGCCGTCCATCTCGGGGACGTTTGGACTGAAAG gtCTTGTCAAGGCTGAGGACAAGGCAAAAGCCCACCGAGCCAAGAAGCTGGAGGGGAGCACCAACGTGGaggagctgaaaaagaaaactccagGAGCTGGTGTGAAGAAGGAAACGGCTGCGCATCTACCAGCAG caaATCCTGAGGACCAGTGGCAGCGGGAGATCAGCGAGAAGGGAGAAGTTGCCTGTCCAACCTGCAGCGTGATAACCAGGAAAACTGTCGTTGGGCTCAAAAAGCACATGGACGTCTGCCAGAAA ctgcaggatgcCCTGAAGTGTCAACACTGCAAAAAGCAGTTCAAGTCCAAAGCTGGGCTGAATTACCACACCATGGCTGAACACGTCAGCAAG CCTGTTCCTGTGGAAACCGCTGGACTTGGTGAACAGGAAGAGCGGGAAAGGCTGAGGAAAGTGCTAAAGCAGATGGGAAAACTGAAATGCCCCAATGAG gGCTGCGCGGCCAACTTCTCCAGCTTGATGGGCTACCAGTACCACCAGAAGCGCTGCGGCAAGCAGCTCGCCGAGGCCGACAAGCCCGTCTTCAGCTGTCCACACTGCGGGAAGAAGTACAAATCCAAGGCTGGCCACGATTACCATGTGCGGTCAGAACACCCGGCCTCGGTGAGCCCCCCGGACACCTCCGCAGCCCGAGGAGCGGGGCCATCCCTCCCTGTGGGGGACTGCAGAGCCGCAGAGCCTGTGGGCAGGACcgagccgggcagggccgggccgggcaaG CCGCCAGAGGAGCCAGAGGTGAAGCCAGAGCCCAGCCCCGTGGAAGATTTTGAAAGGACCCCAAGCGGCCGCATCCGTCGCACGTCGGCCCAGGTGGCCGTCTTCCACCTGCAGGAGATAGCCGAGGATGAGCTCGCCAGGGACTGGACCAAGCGGAGGATGAAGGACGACCTGGTACCTGAAACGAAGCGG CTCAATTACACCCGGCCGGGACTTCCAAAGCTCAACCCGAGGCTGCTGGAAAACTGGAAGAACGAAGTGAAGGAGAAGGGCCACATCAACTGCCCCAACAAC TGCTGCGAAGCCATTTACTCCAGCGTCTCGGGGTTGAAAGCTCACCTGGCCAACTGCACCAAG GGGGACCACTCGGTGGGCAAGTACCGCTGCCTCCTCTGCCAGAAGGAGTTCAGCTCCGAGAGCGGGGTCAAGTACCACATCATCAAGGCTCACTCGGAG AACTGGTTCCGAACCGCCGCCGAGGCCAGCcggaaaaagaaaagcagggagcagctttcttccagcaaggaggagaaaaagaaaagcacaaacgggaagaaaagggggagaaaaccCAAGGAGAGGCCTCCGGAAATATCCCCCAAAGGCAAAGAGAGCGTGGCGGCAAAGACTAATCACAAGAAGAGCCCCGAGCACTGGGAGGGCTCCCGCTGCAGCCCCGCCGGCGAGGAGCGCGTCCCCAAGCCCCCCAGCCACCCCCGCAAGGGGGGAGCCAGCAAGGTGCCCGAGAAGTGA